The nucleotide window AACGAGTTCTGTTCGTTTCAGATTGTAAAGATTCTTTTGCGAGTTCCAGTAATTCCTCGGCTTCAGGCAAAGTCGCGATGTGTTCTGTGAAAATTTGCCAGCCCATTGATTTAGTTAAATCAGCATCACTTTTAATCCATTTCCTAGCAAAGGTGAGTGCGTCATCACGTTTACTTACAACGGAGGCTAGCCCAAAAGTTAACATCGTCCAAGCATCTCGAAAAGCTATATTCCATTTCTCGATTTGTGAAACAGCTACTTTTTTAGGGTTCACGGCAAGTAAACCAAGGTAAATTAAGTCGCTATTATTAGACTCGATTAATTGGAGTGCTAATTCGTGATTTTTATTCAATTTTTCACGGCGAATAATTTTCTTTAAATCACCAATCTTTAATCCATAAAGCTCTAAAGTTTCTGGACAACCGTGGTTTCGGAAAATTTTGATGGTGTTAGGGTTTTGAAGAGCGCTTAATTCAGCATCCAGTTGATCAAAAGTAATCATAGGTGGTCTCCTTTCGAATAAATTAAGTATAACAAAAAAGCATGCAAAGTCGCATGCTTTTAAGATGAAGTCTCACTAGTCGATTTGTTTCATTGCGTCATCTAATACTTTTTTAAGTGTATCAGCTGATTTTTTCATTTGTTCTTTTTCTTTATCGTTTAAATTCATTTCTACAATGTGACGAACTCCTTGACGATTGACTACTGCCGGAGCGCCGATGTATATATCGTTCATACCATAATGTCCATCTAAGTAAACGGAAAGTGGTAAAATCGCATTTTCGTTATTTAAAATGGCTTTAGTGATACGAGCAAGAGCGGCTGCAACTCCGTAAAAAGTAGCGCCTTTTTTGTTGATGATTTCATAAGCTGCATCACGAACGCTTACGAAAATAGTGTCCATTGCGCCTTGTTCATCTTCATTAATCCATTCTGTAATTGGGAGTCCACCAACTGTTGTATGTCTCCAAGCTGGGAATTCGGTATCACCGTGTTCACCTAGAATATAGCCATGGACATTACGAGCATCCACTTTTAAATAATCGGCAATTGACATACGGAAGCGCGCTGTATCTAAACTTGTTCCAGAACCGATAACTCGTTCTTTAGGAAGTCCAGAAAATTTCCATGTCGCGTAAGTTAAAATATCCACAGGGTTTGATGCGATTAGGAAAATACCATCAAAACCACTTGCCATTACTTCATCGACAATGCCTTTCATAATCTTAATGTTACGATTTACTAAATCTAAACGAGTCTCGCCAGGTTTTTGTGCTGTACCTGCTGTAACAACAACTAAGTCAGCATCATGGCAGTCGCTATAATTTGCTGAATAAATTTTCTTAGGGGTAGAGAATGGGACTGCGTGACTTAAATCCATTGCATCCCCGATTGTTCTGTCTTTATCTATGTCAATGATGCCGAATTCTTGTCCGATGCTTAAGTTCACACATGCAAATGCATAACTAGAACCAACTGCTCCGTCGCCAACTAAAATGATTTTTTGATGATCTTTCATTTTGAATTCCTCCTATAAAAAACTTTTTACTAGTACAGTATACCATGTTTTTTTCATTTGTGAAGCGTTGAACGTCCTAAATTTTAAAAACTTGTTATAATGAAATTGCGAAATGGTTATAGTACAGTTTGAAAGCGTCTGCATTAGGATATAATCGCTATTTTGTCTTTACCTTTTATTCGAATTTATAAACCTTTTATTTGAAATCAGCCTTTTGCTTTGTTTTGCTATTTTTCTAAAGGGTAGATATAATAGGAGTGTACCAAAATTGAATGAGTGGAGTGATTTTTTATGGCAACAACATTAGAGGTCCAGAAAAGAGAAACAACGCAACATTCAGAAGTAACGAAATTGCGTAGTGAAGGAAAAGTACCTGGAATTATTTATGGCTACAAATCGGAAAATGTTCCAGTTTCCGTTGATTCTTTGGAATTAATCAAGGCAGTTCGTGACAATGGTCGAAACGCCGTGTTTGCAGTGACTGTTGACGGCAAGAAATTAAATGTTTTATTACATGAATATCAAGTGGATCCGTTAAAAGACACTTTAGTACATGTGGATTTACTAGCGGTTGATATGAATGAAGAAGTAGAGACCGATGTTCGCGTGGTATTGGTGGGTGATGCGCCTGGTGTTAAAGCTGGCGGCGTATTACAACAAATTATCCATGACGTAAAAGTTTCGGCAACACCTGAAAAATTACCAGAAACAATTGAATTAGATATTTCATCGTTAGAAATTGGTGATGTTCTTACTACTAATAATCTTCCGGAAAACAAAGATTATGTCGTTCAAGTGGAAGAAGAAGAAACGGTCGTAACTGTTTCTGCTCCTCGTGCTGAAGAAGAACCAACCACAGCGGAAGCGCCTGAACCAGAAGCATTACACGGTAAAGATGAAGAACCTGTAGAATAATTTTTGATAATACAATCGGGGACGCGCAAATTCATGCGCGTCCCTTTATTTTTTTGTTATAATAGCTAGGAAGAGGAGGCGTTTTTATGCTTGATAAATCAGTGCCGCATATACCTGCTGCAATGGTAAACGAGGATGCCATGAATTATCCGGAATTTAGCTTGCCGGTTGGCTATTCATTTCGTTTTTATGAGGATGGTCTTGAAGAAGAATGGTGTCAATTACAATTAGAAACTGGACAAGCAGTCTCCATAGAAGCAATTCGCGAGCGTTTTAAAGTAGAGTTTGGCGATCAAAAAGAAAAATTAGCTAAACGTTGTGTTTTTGTTCAAGCGGCGAACGGAGAAATTGTTGGGACCGCAATGCTTTGGGACGGGGATACATTTGGTGAAATGGAAAGTCGGATTCATTGGGTTGCTGTGCTTGATTCCCATGGCGGGAAGGGAATTGCCAAAGCACTACTAACTAAAATTCTCCGCTTAAATAAAAATAATTTTGTTTACTTAACGACTCAAACTGGGAGCTATCAAGCGATTTATCTATATCAAAAGTTTGGCTTCACGAAATATATCGGCGAATCCCCAGTAAACTGGAAAACAACAAAATTTCAAGTCGAAAATGAAAAAGCTTGGCAAATAATTGAAAATAAAATTGCCGAACATAAGCATTGACTGGAAAACTTTCACCCAAATCAAATTCATGTTATAATCAAAAAAACATTGAAACAAAAACCAGTTCATTCGTGAAGTGGTTTAGTTCATGTAAGGAGAAGCCCTATGAAATTAATTGCAGGTCTCGGTAACCCGGGCAAAAAATACGAACGCACCCGGCATAATGTCGGTTTTATGGTAGTTGATGAATTGAGTTTTCGTCATCAAACCCCTTGGAAAAAAGCTAAGTTTAATGGAATGGTTAGTGAAATCAATGTTAA belongs to Listeria ivanovii subsp. ivanovii and includes:
- a CDS encoding GNAT family N-acetyltransferase, coding for MLDKSVPHIPAAMVNEDAMNYPEFSLPVGYSFRFYEDGLEEEWCQLQLETGQAVSIEAIRERFKVEFGDQKEKLAKRCVFVQAANGEIVGTAMLWDGDTFGEMESRIHWVAVLDSHGGKGIAKALLTKILRLNKNNFVYLTTQTGSYQAIYLYQKFGFTKYIGESPVNWKTTKFQVENEKAWQIIENKIAEHKH
- a CDS encoding L-lactate dehydrogenase; amino-acid sequence: MKDHQKIILVGDGAVGSSYAFACVNLSIGQEFGIIDIDKDRTIGDAMDLSHAVPFSTPKKIYSANYSDCHDADLVVVTAGTAQKPGETRLDLVNRNIKIMKGIVDEVMASGFDGIFLIASNPVDILTYATWKFSGLPKERVIGSGTSLDTARFRMSIADYLKVDARNVHGYILGEHGDTEFPAWRHTTVGGLPITEWINEDEQGAMDTIFVSVRDAAYEIINKKGATFYGVAAALARITKAILNNENAILPLSVYLDGHYGMNDIYIGAPAVVNRQGVRHIVEMNLNDKEKEQMKKSADTLKKVLDDAMKQID
- a CDS encoding 50S ribosomal protein L25/general stress protein Ctc, with the protein product MATTLEVQKRETTQHSEVTKLRSEGKVPGIIYGYKSENVPVSVDSLELIKAVRDNGRNAVFAVTVDGKKLNVLLHEYQVDPLKDTLVHVDLLAVDMNEEVETDVRVVLVGDAPGVKAGGVLQQIIHDVKVSATPEKLPETIELDISSLEIGDVLTTNNLPENKDYVVQVEEEETVVTVSAPRAEEEPTTAEAPEPEALHGKDEEPVE
- a CDS encoding DNA alkylation repair protein, which produces MITFDQLDAELSALQNPNTIKIFRNHGCPETLELYGLKIGDLKKIIRREKLNKNHELALQLIESNNSDLIYLGLLAVNPKKVAVSQIEKWNIAFRDAWTMLTFGLASVVSKRDDALTFARKWIKSDADLTKSMGWQIFTEHIATLPEAEELLELAKESLQSETNRTRYSMNSYIIACGIYKEELYTKALEAAESIGKVYVDLGKTACKVPDAITYIEKAHARKK